Proteins encoded by one window of Macaca mulatta isolate MMU2019108-1 chromosome 10, T2T-MMU8v2.0, whole genome shotgun sequence:
- the FAM83C gene encoding protein FAM83C (The RefSeq protein has 3 substitutions compared to this genomic sequence), protein MFGSPGPGSLGAQGMAGPLRGRVEELKRPWWRESSPLVLRHSEAARLAADALLERGEAAYLRVISEERELPFLSALDVDYMTSHVRGGPDLSEAQGQEASGPDRLSLLSEVTSGTYFPMASDIDPPDLDLGWPEVPQATGFSPTQAVVHFQRDKAKNIKDLLRFLFSQARTVVAVVMDIFTDMELLCDLMEASSRRGVPVYLLLAQEHLRHFLEMCYKMDLNGGHLPNMRVRSMCGDTYCSKAGRRFTGQALEKFVLIDCEQVVAGSYSFTWLCNQAHTSMVLQLRGRIVEDFDREFRCLYAESRPVEGFCSGEDPLSPRALRPPPVALAFRPGIPSPTSSPPSSTSLSSIKRSPLTGLSSCLALPGGGDCSDMGMGSSSLGPARHEAHGQPSLHRQLSDPNHGSPPGLYRANLGKLGSYPWSQSSPALNHNSASPLTLAVGSPLLPRSRPLLQFHWGVPAMSRFPENGLPGSQEPSPLRGRWVPGTALETVEEKEKKASPSQSRGQLDLLVPFPRAREVRDPDSGVTPNSSPLRAGEQAPEDRRLSPSQANSQLDLLSRALGTGGAPESGSLRPGDRALEDRRMSLNHSHGQSDLLVQYPKAQGSRVPLETNSSVRPARQGPDERRQTLGHSQLDLITKFGPFRGEGPGPNGLPIPSPARTTGVGSGDEKRLTLGHSKLDLITKYHQLQGARQAPEPGAPKGGHLNGGNSDLVRDEKRLTLGHSKLDLITKYNKSKFKQLRSRFES, encoded by the exons ATGTTCAGAAGCCCAGGGCCTGGGAGCCTGGGAGCCCAGGGCATGGCGGGACCCCTGCGGGGCCGGGTGGAGGAGCTGAAGCGGCCGTGGTGGCGGGAGAGCTCACCGCTGGTGCTGCGGCACAGCGAGGCGGCCCGGCTGGCGGCCGACGCCCTCCTGGAGCGGGGTGAGGCTGCCTACCTGCGGGTCATCTCCGAGGAGCGGGAGCTGCCCTTCCTGAGCGCCCTGGATGTGGACTACATGACCAGCCATGTGCGCGGGGGCCCTGACCTCAGCGAGGCCCAGGGGCAGGAGGCCTCGGGGCCAGACCGCCTCAGCCTGCTCTCCGAAGTCACCTCAGGCACTTACTTCCCCATGGCCTCTGACATAGACCCCCCGGACCTGGACCTGGGCTGGCCCGAGGTGCCACAGGCCACGGGCTTCAGCCCCACCCAGGCTGTGGTCCACTTCCAGAGGGACAAGGCCAAGAACATCAAGGACTTGCTGCGCTTCCTCTTCAGCCAGGCCCGCACG GTAGTGGCTGTGGTGATGGACATATTCACTGACATGGAGCTTCTGTGTGACCTCATGGAGGCCTCGAGCCGGCGTGGTGTCCCTGTGTACCTGCTCCTGGCCCAGGAGCACCTGAGGCACTTCCTGGAGATGTGTTACAAGATGGACCTCAATGGGGGGCACCTGCCG AACATGCGTGTGCGGAGCATGTGTGGGGACACATATTGCAGCAAGGCTGGCCGCCGCTTCACGGGGCAGGCCCTGGAGAAGTTCGTCCTCATCGACTGTGAGCAGGTGGTGGCAGGCAGCTACAG CTTCACCTGGCTTTGCAACCAGGCCCACACTAGCATGGTGCTGCAGCTCAGGGGCCGCATCGTGGAAGACTTTGACCGGGAGTTCCGCTGCCTGTACGCCGAATCGCGGCCTGTGGAAGGCTTCTGCAGCGGTGAGGACCCGCTGTCTCCCCGGGCACTGCGTCCTCCCCCCGTGGCCCTAGCCTTCAGGCCTGGCATCCCAAGCCCCACATCGTCCCCGCCCTCCAGCACCAGCCTCAGCAGCATCAAGCGGTCACCACTTACGGGTCTCTCCTCCTGCCTTGCTCTACCAGGAGGTGGTGATTGCAGTGACATGGGCATGGGGTCCTCGTCTCTGGGTCCCGCCCACCATGAGGCCCATGGCCAGCCCTCCCTGCATCGCCAACTGTCAGACCCTAACCATGGCTCCCCTCCTGGGCTCTATAGGGCCAACCTGGGCAAGCTAGGATCATACCCGTGGTCCCAGTCCTCCCCTGCCCTCAACCATAATAGTGCCAGCCCCTTGACCTTGGCAGTGGGGTCCCCTCTGCTTCCTCGCTCCCGGCCCCTCCTCCAGTTCCATTGGGGTGTCCCAGCTATGTCCCGGTTCCCAGAGAATGGGCTCCCAGGAAGCCAAGAGCCCAGCCCCCTGCGGGGTCGATGGGTACCTGGCACAGCCCTGGAGACagtggaggagaaggagaagaaggcaTCTCCAAGTCAGAGCCGTGGCCAGCTGGATCTCCTTGTCCCCTTCCCCAGAGCCCGAGAAGTGAGAGACCCTGACTCTGGGGTTACCCCCAACTCAAGCCCCCTTCGGGCTGGCGAGCAGGCCCCAGAGGACAGGAGGTTGTCCCCAAGCCAGGCCAACAGCCAGCTGGATCTTCTGTCCCGAGCCCTGGGTACTGGTGGTGCCCCTGAGTCAGGTTCCCTCAGACCTGGTGATCGGGCCCTGGAGGACAGGAGGATGTCCCTAAACCATAGCCATGGCCAATCAGACCCCCTGGTGCAGTACCCCAAGGCCCAGGGCTCCAGAGTGCCCCTTGAAACCAACTCCTCAGTCAGACCTGCCAGACAGGGTCCAGATGAGCGGCGACAGACCCTGGGACACAGCCAGCTGGACCTCATCACAAAGTTCGGCCCATTCCGGGGTGAGGGGCCTGGGCCTAATGGTCTTCCAATACCAAGCCCTGCTCGCACGACTGGAGTGGGGTCTGGGGATGAGAAACGGCTAACCCTGGGCCACAGCAAGCTGGACCTCATCACCAAGTATCATCAGTTGCAAGGTGCCAGGCAGGCACCCGAGCCTGGGGCTCCCAAGGGTGGCCATCTCAACGGTGGTAACAGTGACCTGGTCAGGGATGAGAAACGGCTGACCCTGGGTCATAGCAAACTGGACCTCATCACTAAGTACAACAAGTCCAAGTTCAAGCAGCTCCGAAGCCGATTTGAGTCCTAG
- the EIF6 gene encoding eukaryotic translation initiation factor 6 isoform X1 — MAVRASFENNCEIGCFAKLTNTYCLVAIGGSENFYSVFEGELSDTIPVVHASIAGCRIIGRMCVGNRHGLLVPNNTTDQELQHIRNSLPDTVQIRRVEERLSALGNVTTCNDYVALVHPDLDRETEEILADVLKVEVFRQTVADQVLVGSYCVFSNQGGLVHPKTSIEDQDELSSLLQVPLVAGTVNRGSEVIAAGMVVNDWCAFCGLDTTSTELSVVESVFKLNEAQPSTIATSMRDSLIDRYLGSLLPSAQCWGLTCILRLLTVSFPFSSASPESPSKLFHGLLALDYGTFFALRPICTGCWQGGGRELTGTEWLGTQPFSTCAYLLDLSLLQKPALLCWLAGPVAAG; from the exons ATGGCGGTCCGAGCGTCTTTCGAGAACAACTGTGAGATCGGCTGCTTTGCCAAGCTCACCAACACCTACTGTCTGGTGGCGATTGGAGGTTCAGAGAACTTTTACAG TGTGTTCGAGGGCGAGCTCTCCGATACCATCCCCGTGGTGCACGCGTCTATCGCCGGCTGCCGCATCATCGGGCGCATGTGTGTGG GGAACAGGCACGGTCTCCTGGTGCCCAACAATACCACTGACCAGGAGCTGCAACATATTCGCAACAGCCTCCCAGACACAGTGCAAATTCGGCGGGTGGAGGAGCGGCTCTCAGCCTTGGGCAATGTCACCACCTGCAATGACTACGTGGCCTTGGTCCACCCAGACTTGGACAGG GAGACAGAAGAAATTCTGGCAGATGTGCTCAAGGTGGAAGTCTTCAGACAGACAGTGGCCGACCAGGTGCTAGTAGGAAGTTACTGTGTCTTCAGCAATCAGGGAGGGCTGGTGCATCCCAAGACTTCAATCGAAGACCAGGATGAGCTGTCCTCTCTTCTTCAGGTCCCCCTTGTG GCGGGGACTGTGAACCGAGGCAGTGAGGTGATTGCTGCTGGGATGGTGGTGAATGACTGGTGTGCCTTCTGTGGCCTGGACACAACCAGCACAGAGCTGTCAGTGGTGGAGAGTGTCTTCAAGCTGAATGAAGCCCAGCCTAGCACCATTGCCACCAGCATGCGGGATTCCCTCATTGATAGGTACCTGGGgtctctccttccttctgctcaGTGTTGGGGGTTAACTTGCATTTTGAGA CTACTGACCGTgagctttcctttctcttcagccTCACCTGAGTCACCTTCCAAGTTGTTCCATGGGCTCCTGGCTCTGGACTATGGCACCTTCTTTGCACTCCGCCCAATCTGCACCGGATGCTGGCAGGGAGGTGGCAGAGAGCTCACTGGGACTGAGTGGCTGGGCACCCAACCCTTTTCCACCTGTGCTTATCTCCTGGATCTATCATTACTGCAGAAACCTGCTCTGTTGTGCTGGCTGGCAGGCCCTGTGGCTGCTGGCTGA
- the EIF6 gene encoding eukaryotic translation initiation factor 6 isoform X2 — protein MAVRASFENNCEIGCFAKLTNTYCLVAIGGSENFYSVFEGELSDTIPVVHASIAGCRIIGRMCVGNRHGLLVPNNTTDQELQHIRNSLPDTVQIRRVEERLSALGNVTTCNDYVALVHPDLDRETEEILADVLKVEVFRQTVADQVLVGSYCVFSNQGGLVHPKTSIEDQDELSSLLQVPLVAGTVNRGSEVIAAGMVVNDWCAFCGLDTTSTELSVVESVFKLNEAQPSTIATSMRDSLIDSLT, from the exons ATGGCGGTCCGAGCGTCTTTCGAGAACAACTGTGAGATCGGCTGCTTTGCCAAGCTCACCAACACCTACTGTCTGGTGGCGATTGGAGGTTCAGAGAACTTTTACAG TGTGTTCGAGGGCGAGCTCTCCGATACCATCCCCGTGGTGCACGCGTCTATCGCCGGCTGCCGCATCATCGGGCGCATGTGTGTGG GGAACAGGCACGGTCTCCTGGTGCCCAACAATACCACTGACCAGGAGCTGCAACATATTCGCAACAGCCTCCCAGACACAGTGCAAATTCGGCGGGTGGAGGAGCGGCTCTCAGCCTTGGGCAATGTCACCACCTGCAATGACTACGTGGCCTTGGTCCACCCAGACTTGGACAGG GAGACAGAAGAAATTCTGGCAGATGTGCTCAAGGTGGAAGTCTTCAGACAGACAGTGGCCGACCAGGTGCTAGTAGGAAGTTACTGTGTCTTCAGCAATCAGGGAGGGCTGGTGCATCCCAAGACTTCAATCGAAGACCAGGATGAGCTGTCCTCTCTTCTTCAGGTCCCCCTTGTG GCGGGGACTGTGAACCGAGGCAGTGAGGTGATTGCTGCTGGGATGGTGGTGAATGACTGGTGTGCCTTCTGTGGCCTGGACACAACCAGCACAGAGCTGTCAGTGGTGGAGAGTGTCTTCAAGCTGAATGAAGCCCAGCCTAGCACCATTGCCACCAGCATGCGGGATTCCCTCATTGATAG ccTCACCTGA
- the EIF6 gene encoding eukaryotic translation initiation factor 6 isoform X3: MAVRASFENNCEIGCFAKLTNTYCLVAIGGSENFYRCGGSPRARGGGEGCAGVKSSGRVRVPAPLSRDHRVHVPTVCSRASSPIPSPWCTRLSPAAASSGACVWETEEILADVLKVEVFRQTVADQVLVGSYCVFSNQGGLVHPKTSIEDQDELSSLLQVPLVAGTVNRGSEVIAAGMVVNDWCAFCGLDTTSTELSVVESVFKLNEAQPSTIATSMRDSLIDSLT, encoded by the exons ATGGCGGTCCGAGCGTCTTTCGAGAACAACTGTGAGATCGGCTGCTTTGCCAAGCTCACCAACACCTACTGTCTGGTGGCGATTGGAGGTTCAGAGAACTTTTACAGGTGCGGCGGGAGCCCCAGGGCTCGCGGTGGCGGGGAAGGGTGCGCAGGAGTCAAGAGCTCCGGCAGGGTGAGGGTGCCGGCCCCTCTGTCCCGCGACCACCGAGTCCATGTCCCTACAGTGTGTTCGAGGGCGAGCTCTCCGATACCATCCCCGTGGTGCACGCGTCTATCGCCGGCTGCCGCATCATCGGGCGCATGTGTGTGG GAGACAGAAGAAATTCTGGCAGATGTGCTCAAGGTGGAAGTCTTCAGACAGACAGTGGCCGACCAGGTGCTAGTAGGAAGTTACTGTGTCTTCAGCAATCAGGGAGGGCTGGTGCATCCCAAGACTTCAATCGAAGACCAGGATGAGCTGTCCTCTCTTCTTCAGGTCCCCCTTGTG GCGGGGACTGTGAACCGAGGCAGTGAGGTGATTGCTGCTGGGATGGTGGTGAATGACTGGTGTGCCTTCTGTGGCCTGGACACAACCAGCACAGAGCTGTCAGTGGTGGAGAGTGTCTTCAAGCTGAATGAAGCCCAGCCTAGCACCATTGCCACCAGCATGCGGGATTCCCTCATTGATAG ccTCACCTGA
- the MMP24OS gene encoding protein MMP24OS, whose product MGAQLSGGRGAPEPAQPQPQPQPQPQPAAPEGPEQPRPQPHPEPEPSPWGPLDDVRFLIACTSWY is encoded by the coding sequence ATGGGGGCTCAGCTAAGCGGCGGCCGCGGCGCCCCGGAGCCTgcgcagccccagccccagccccagccccagccccagcctgcgGCGCCGGAGGGCCCGGAACAGCCCCGGCCTCAGCCCCATCCCGAGCCCGAGCCCAGCCCGTGGGGGCCGCTGGACGACGTGCGCTTCCTCATCGCCTGCACTTCCTGGTACTGA